The following coding sequences are from one Pseudomonas oryzae window:
- the topA gene encoding type I DNA topoisomerase: MGKSLVIVESPAKAKTINKYLGNQYVVKSSIGHIRDLPTSGSAAKEPAKRGKAAAEAPALSPKEKAKRQLFARMGVDPEHGWKAQYEILPGKEKVIEELRRLAKDADTIYLATDLDREGEAIAWHLRESIGGDESRYKRVVFNEITKKAIQEAFSQPGELDINRVNAQQARRFLDRVVGYMVSPLLWAKIARGLSAGRVQSVAVRLVVEREREIRAFVPEEYWEVHADLATARQDKVRFEVARHKGEAFKPLNEAQAMAAVAALKSSAYSVSKREDKPTSSKPGAPFITSTLQQAASNRLGFGVKKTMMLAQRLYEAGYITYMRTDSTNLSADALEMARGFIESEFGKQYLPAKPNFYSSKEGAQEAHEAIRPSDVNLRPTQLSGMERDAERLYELIWRQFVACQMPPAEYLSTSVSVQSGDYELRAKGRILKFDGFTRVLPPQSKSGEDDVLPDMAQGDVLSLLALDPTQHFTKPPARFSEASLVKELEKRGIGRPSTYAAIISTIQERGYVTVHNRRFYAEKMGEIVTERLSESFANLMDYGFTAGMEEHLDDVAQGEREWKHLLDEFYADFRGKLEVAEASEGGMRANLPTLTDIPCKECGRPMMIRTASTGVFLGCSGYALPPKERCKSTVNLVPGDEIAADDEGESESRVLRGKHRCAKCGTAMDAYLLDEQHKLHICGNNPDCSGYEIEEGQYRIKGYEGPSLECDKCGSEMQLKTGRFGKFFGCTNASCKNTRKLLKNGEAAPPKIDPIKMPELRCAKVDDVYVLRDGASGLFLAASQFPKNRETRAPLVSELIPHKDELDAKYHYLLDAPQQDPEGRPAVIRFSRKTKEQYVQSEVDGKPSGWRAFYADGKWQVEDKR, from the coding sequence ATGGGCAAATCTCTGGTCATCGTGGAATCCCCGGCCAAGGCCAAGACGATCAACAAGTATCTGGGCAACCAGTACGTGGTGAAGTCGAGCATCGGCCATATCCGCGACCTGCCCACCAGCGGTTCGGCCGCCAAGGAGCCGGCCAAGCGCGGCAAGGCGGCCGCCGAGGCGCCGGCCCTGTCGCCGAAGGAAAAGGCCAAGCGCCAGCTGTTCGCACGCATGGGGGTCGACCCCGAGCACGGCTGGAAGGCCCAGTACGAGATCCTGCCCGGCAAGGAGAAGGTGATCGAGGAGCTGCGCCGGCTGGCCAAGGATGCCGACACCATCTACCTCGCAACCGACTTGGATAGAGAGGGAGAGGCCATCGCCTGGCACCTGCGCGAGTCAATCGGCGGCGACGAGAGCCGCTACAAGCGCGTGGTGTTCAACGAGATCACCAAGAAGGCGATCCAGGAAGCCTTCTCCCAGCCGGGCGAACTGGACATCAACCGCGTCAACGCCCAGCAGGCGCGCCGCTTCCTCGATCGCGTGGTCGGCTACATGGTCTCGCCGCTGCTGTGGGCCAAGATCGCCCGCGGTCTGTCCGCCGGCCGGGTGCAGTCGGTGGCGGTGAGGCTGGTGGTCGAGCGCGAGCGCGAGATCCGCGCCTTCGTGCCGGAAGAATACTGGGAAGTGCACGCCGACCTGGCCACCGCCCGCCAGGACAAGGTGCGGTTCGAGGTCGCCCGCCACAAGGGCGAGGCGTTCAAGCCGCTCAACGAGGCGCAGGCCATGGCCGCGGTCGCGGCCCTGAAGTCCTCGGCCTACTCGGTGAGCAAGCGCGAGGACAAGCCGACCTCAAGCAAGCCCGGCGCCCCCTTCATCACCTCGACCCTGCAGCAGGCGGCGAGCAACCGTCTGGGCTTCGGCGTGAAGAAGACCATGATGCTGGCCCAGCGTCTCTACGAGGCCGGCTACATCACCTACATGCGTACCGACTCGACCAACCTCTCCGCCGATGCGCTGGAGATGGCGCGCGGCTTCATCGAGAGCGAGTTCGGCAAGCAGTACCTGCCGGCCAAGCCGAATTTCTACAGCAGCAAGGAAGGCGCCCAGGAAGCGCACGAGGCGATCCGCCCGTCCGACGTCAACCTGCGGCCGACCCAGCTGTCCGGCATGGAGCGCGACGCCGAGCGCCTGTACGAGCTGATCTGGCGCCAGTTCGTCGCCTGCCAGATGCCGCCGGCCGAGTACCTGTCGACCAGCGTCAGCGTGCAGTCCGGCGACTACGAGCTGCGCGCCAAGGGCCGCATTCTCAAGTTCGACGGCTTCACCCGCGTGCTGCCGCCGCAGAGCAAGTCCGGCGAGGACGACGTGCTGCCGGACATGGCCCAGGGTGACGTGTTGAGCCTCTTGGCGCTCGACCCGACCCAGCACTTCACTAAGCCGCCGGCGCGTTTCTCGGAAGCCAGCCTGGTCAAGGAGCTGGAGAAGCGCGGCATCGGCCGTCCGTCCACCTACGCGGCGATCATCTCCACCATTCAGGAGCGCGGCTACGTCACCGTGCACAACCGCCGCTTCTATGCCGAGAAGATGGGCGAGATCGTCACCGAGCGACTGTCGGAGAGCTTCGCCAACCTGATGGACTACGGCTTCACCGCCGGCATGGAGGAGCATCTCGACGACGTGGCCCAGGGCGAGCGCGAGTGGAAGCACCTGCTCGACGAGTTCTACGCCGACTTCCGTGGCAAGCTGGAGGTGGCCGAGGCAAGCGAAGGCGGCATGCGCGCCAACCTGCCGACCCTGACCGACATTCCGTGCAAGGAGTGCGGCCGGCCGATGATGATCCGCACCGCCTCCACCGGCGTGTTCCTCGGCTGCTCCGGCTACGCCCTGCCGCCCAAGGAGCGCTGCAAGTCCACCGTCAACCTGGTGCCGGGCGACGAGATCGCCGCCGACGACGAGGGCGAATCCGAATCCCGCGTGCTGCGTGGCAAGCATCGCTGCGCCAAGTGCGGCACGGCGATGGATGCCTACCTGCTCGACGAGCAGCACAAGCTGCACATCTGCGGCAACAACCCGGACTGCTCGGGCTACGAGATCGAGGAAGGCCAGTACCGCATCAAGGGCTACGAAGGGCCGAGCCTCGAGTGCGACAAGTGCGGCAGCGAGATGCAGCTGAAGACCGGCCGCTTCGGCAAGTTCTTCGGTTGCACCAATGCGAGCTGCAAGAACACCCGCAAGCTGCTCAAGAACGGCGAGGCGGCGCCGCCGAAGATCGATCCGATCAAGATGCCGGAACTGCGCTGCGCCAAGGTCGACGACGTCTACGTGCTGCGCGATGGCGCCTCGGGTCTGTTCCTCGCCGCCAGCCAGTTCCCCAAGAACCGCGAGACCCGCGCGCCGTTGGTCAGCGAGCTCATCCCGCACAAGGATGAACTGGACGCCAAGTACCACTACCTGCTCGATGCCCCGCAGCAGGACCCGGAGGGGCGCCCGGCGGTGATCCGCTTCAGCCGCAAGACCAAGGAGCAGTACGTGCAGAGCGAGGTGGACGGCAAGCCCAGCGGCTGGCGCGCCTTCTATGCCGACGGCAAGTGGCAGGTCGAGGACAAGCGCTGA
- the nagZ gene encoding beta-N-acetylhexosaminidase — protein MSGSLMLDIAGTWLSAEDRHLLRQPEVGGLILFARNIEHPQQVRELCAAIRALRPDLLLAVDQEGGRVQRLRQGFVRLPSMQALAAAPDAGSLAEHCGWLMATEVLAAGLDFSFAPVLDLDHGRSTVIGSRSFGSDPVRVGELAGAFIRGMRAAGMAVTGKHFPGHGWPEADSHIAIPRDERTLDEIRACDLKPFVALAAQLDGIMPAHVIYPQVDAQPAGFSRRWLQDILRGELGYQGVIFSDDLSMAGAHVAGAADARVAAALDAGCDMALVCNDRGAAELALDYLQRRGVQPAARLARMRAQSWPGQDYRSQPRWLEAVGALRAAGLI, from the coding sequence ATGTCTGGTTCCCTGATGCTGGATATCGCCGGCACCTGGCTGAGCGCCGAGGACCGCCATCTGCTGCGCCAGCCCGAAGTGGGTGGCCTGATCCTGTTCGCGCGCAACATCGAGCATCCGCAGCAGGTGCGCGAGCTGTGCGCGGCGATCCGTGCACTGCGCCCCGACCTGCTGCTGGCCGTCGACCAGGAGGGCGGACGGGTGCAGCGCCTGCGCCAGGGCTTCGTGCGCCTGCCGTCGATGCAGGCGCTGGCTGCCGCCCCGGATGCCGGCTCGCTGGCCGAGCACTGTGGCTGGCTGATGGCCACCGAGGTGCTGGCCGCCGGTCTCGACTTCAGCTTCGCGCCGGTGCTCGACCTCGATCACGGGCGCAGCACGGTGATCGGCTCGCGCTCGTTCGGCAGCGATCCGGTGCGGGTGGGTGAGCTGGCCGGCGCCTTCATCCGCGGCATGCGCGCCGCCGGCATGGCCGTCACCGGCAAGCACTTCCCCGGCCACGGCTGGCCCGAGGCCGATTCGCACATCGCCATCCCGCGCGACGAGCGCACTCTGGACGAGATCCGCGCCTGCGACCTCAAGCCTTTCGTTGCCCTGGCGGCGCAGCTCGACGGCATCATGCCGGCCCACGTCATCTACCCGCAGGTCGACGCGCAGCCGGCCGGTTTCTCGCGACGCTGGCTGCAGGACATCCTGCGCGGCGAACTGGGCTACCAGGGGGTGATCTTCAGCGACGACCTGAGCATGGCCGGGGCCCACGTCGCCGGTGCTGCCGATGCGCGGGTGGCGGCGGCGCTGGATGCCGGCTGTGACATGGCGCTGGTGTGCAATGATCGTGGCGCCGCCGAGCTGGCGCTGGATTATCTGCAGCGCCGTGGCGTGCAGCCGGCCGCGCGTCTGGCGCGGATGCGCGCGCAGTCCTGGCCGGGCCAGGACTACCGGAGTCAGCCGCGCTGGCTCGAAGCGGTGGGCGCGCTGCGCGCCGCCGGACTGATCTGA
- a CDS encoding DUF6586 family protein has translation MANELYTRTNQKLYFATLALDAWSAAEVAQALNAQAQVQGARESALFHLYGALLGLCHEIAGFYRLSQARVPEVEQLLTAEVLAAAPSPELAELFELAQDRQSWLCRLLAAYHGLFEPPQEAKKAKVDPALELITAVNVGAVAEEAELELATLLDWQQQIKRLAVRFRQGMSEW, from the coding sequence ATGGCCAACGAGCTGTATACCCGTACCAACCAGAAACTCTATTTCGCTACCCTGGCGCTGGATGCCTGGAGCGCTGCCGAGGTGGCGCAGGCGCTGAATGCCCAGGCGCAGGTGCAAGGCGCACGCGAGAGCGCGCTGTTCCATCTGTATGGCGCGCTGCTGGGGTTGTGCCACGAGATCGCCGGCTTCTATCGCCTGTCCCAGGCCAGGGTGCCCGAGGTCGAGCAGTTGCTGACGGCCGAGGTGCTGGCGGCGGCGCCGAGTCCCGAGCTGGCCGAGCTGTTCGAGCTGGCGCAGGATCGGCAGAGCTGGCTGTGCCGCCTGCTGGCTGCCTACCACGGCCTGTTCGAGCCGCCGCAGGAGGCGAAGAAGGCCAAGGTCGATCCGGCCCTGGAGTTGATCACGGCGGTGAACGTCGGCGCGGTGGCAGAGGAGGCCGAGCTGGAGCTGGCGACCCTGCTCGACTGGCAGCAGCAGATCAAGCGCCTGGCCGTGCGTTTTCGCCAGGGCATGAGCGAGTGGTGA
- the mfd gene encoding transcription-repair coupling factor encodes MTVLRLPSLPAAAGKQHWGNLPGAAQSLAIAEAAAGARRFTLLLTADSQSAERLQEELRFFAPELPVLHFPDWETLPYDVFSPHQDIISQRIAALYRLPELKHGVLVVPIATALQRLAPPRFLLGSSLVLDVGQRLDVDDMRARLEAAGYRCVDTVYEHGEFAVRGALIDLFPMGSPLPYRIDLFDDEIETLRTFDPETQRSVDKVDSVRLLPAREFPLEKKAVADFRARFRERFDVDYRRCPLYQDLSSGLTPAGIEYYLPLFFEQTATLFDYLPGETQVFSLPGIEHAAEQFWIDLRSRYEDRRYDPERPLLPPAELFLAVEDCFARLKDWPRVIADQRDLEPGVGRERFAARALPDLAIQAKAGEPLAALRRFIEEYPGRVLFCAESAGRREVLLELLARLKLKPREVDSWAAFAADRERLAICIAPLDEGLLLDELALIPESPLFGHRVMQRRRRDKTRDAGDNVIKHLTELREGAPVVHIDHGVGRYHGLVTLEVEGQPAEFLMLEYADEAKLYVPVASLHLIARYTGSDDALAPLHRLGSEQWQKAKRKAAEQVRDVAAELLDVYARRAAREGFTFSDPHADYETFAAGFPFEETPDQQAAIEAVRADMLSSKPMDRLVCGDVGFGKTEVAMRAAFIAVHSGKQVAVLVPTTLLAQQHYNSFRDRFADWPVKVEVMSRFKSAKEVRDAEQLLAEGKVDIVIGTHKLLQDDVQFKDLGLVIIDEEHRFGVRQKEQLKALRSEVDILTLTATPIPRTLNMAVSGMRDLSIIATPPARRLSVRTFVMEQNKPTIKEALLRELLRGGQVYYLHNEVKTIDKCAADLAELVPEARIGVGHGQMRERELEQVMSDFYHKRFNVLVASTIIETGIDVPSANTIIIERADKFGLAQLHQLRGRVGRSHHQAYAYLLTPSRKQMTEDAQKRLEAIANAQDLGAGFVLATHDLEIRGAGELLGEGQSGQIQAVGFTLYMEMLERAVKAIRKGEQPNLEQPLGGGPEVNLRLPALIPEDYLPDVNARLILYKRIASASDENALNELQVEMIDRFGLLPEPAKNLMRLTLLKLQAERLGIRKVEAGPQGGRIEFAAHTPVEPLTLIKLIQSQPNRYKFEGATLFKFQVPMERPEQRFNTLEALFERLTPHAA; translated from the coding sequence GTGACCGTACTGCGTCTTCCGAGCCTGCCGGCAGCCGCCGGCAAACAACACTGGGGCAACCTGCCCGGCGCCGCCCAGAGCCTGGCCATCGCCGAGGCCGCCGCCGGCGCCCGCCGCTTCACCCTGCTGCTGACCGCCGACAGCCAGAGCGCCGAGCGCCTCCAGGAGGAGCTGCGCTTCTTCGCCCCGGAGCTGCCGGTGCTGCACTTCCCCGACTGGGAAACCCTGCCCTACGACGTCTTCTCGCCGCACCAGGACATCATTTCCCAGCGCATCGCGGCGCTGTACCGCCTGCCGGAGCTGAAGCACGGCGTGCTGGTGGTGCCTATCGCCACCGCCCTGCAGCGCCTGGCGCCACCGCGCTTCCTGCTCGGCTCCAGCCTGGTGCTGGATGTCGGCCAGCGGCTCGACGTCGACGACATGCGCGCACGCCTGGAGGCCGCCGGCTACCGCTGCGTGGACACCGTCTACGAACACGGCGAGTTCGCCGTGCGCGGCGCGCTGATCGACCTGTTCCCGATGGGCAGCCCCCTGCCCTACCGCATCGACCTGTTCGACGACGAGATCGAGACGCTGCGCACCTTCGACCCGGAGACCCAGCGCTCGGTGGACAAGGTCGACTCGGTGCGCCTGCTGCCGGCCCGCGAGTTCCCGCTGGAGAAGAAGGCGGTCGCCGACTTCCGCGCGCGCTTTCGCGAGCGCTTCGACGTCGACTACCGGCGCTGCCCGCTGTACCAGGACCTGTCCAGCGGTCTCACCCCGGCCGGCATCGAGTACTACCTGCCGTTGTTCTTCGAGCAGACCGCCACGCTGTTCGACTACCTCCCCGGCGAGACCCAGGTGTTCTCCCTGCCCGGCATCGAACATGCCGCCGAGCAGTTCTGGATCGACCTGCGCAGCCGCTACGAGGACCGCCGCTACGATCCCGAGCGCCCGCTGCTGCCGCCGGCCGAACTGTTCCTCGCCGTCGAGGACTGCTTCGCGCGCCTCAAGGACTGGCCTCGGGTGATCGCCGACCAGCGCGACCTGGAGCCCGGTGTCGGTCGCGAACGCTTCGCCGCCCGCGCCCTGCCCGACCTGGCGATCCAGGCCAAGGCCGGCGAGCCGCTGGCCGCGCTGCGCCGCTTCATCGAGGAATACCCGGGCCGGGTGCTGTTCTGCGCCGAGTCGGCGGGGCGCCGCGAGGTGCTGCTGGAACTGCTCGCCCGCCTCAAGCTGAAGCCCCGGGAGGTCGACAGCTGGGCGGCATTCGCCGCCGACCGCGAACGCCTGGCGATCTGCATCGCCCCGCTCGACGAGGGCCTGCTGCTCGACGAGCTGGCGCTGATCCCGGAAAGCCCGCTGTTCGGCCACCGCGTGATGCAGCGCCGGCGCCGCGACAAGACCCGCGACGCCGGCGACAACGTGATCAAGCACCTCACCGAACTGCGCGAGGGCGCGCCGGTGGTGCACATCGACCACGGCGTCGGCCGCTACCACGGCCTGGTCACGCTCGAGGTGGAAGGCCAGCCGGCCGAGTTCCTCATGCTCGAGTACGCCGACGAGGCCAAGCTCTACGTGCCGGTGGCCAGCCTGCACCTGATCGCCCGCTACACCGGCAGCGACGACGCCCTCGCCCCGCTGCACCGCCTCGGCTCCGAACAGTGGCAAAAGGCCAAACGCAAGGCCGCCGAGCAGGTGCGCGACGTCGCCGCCGAGCTGCTCGACGTCTACGCCCGCCGCGCCGCCCGCGAGGGCTTCACCTTCAGCGATCCGCACGCCGACTACGAGACCTTCGCCGCCGGCTTCCCGTTCGAGGAAACCCCGGACCAGCAGGCCGCCATCGAGGCGGTGCGCGCCGACATGCTCAGCAGCAAGCCGATGGACCGCCTGGTGTGCGGCGACGTCGGCTTCGGCAAGACCGAGGTGGCCATGCGCGCCGCCTTCATCGCCGTGCACAGTGGCAAGCAGGTGGCGGTGCTGGTACCCACCACCCTGCTCGCCCAGCAGCACTACAACAGCTTCCGCGACCGTTTCGCCGACTGGCCGGTGAAGGTCGAGGTGATGAGTCGCTTCAAGTCGGCCAAGGAAGTGCGCGACGCCGAACAGCTACTCGCCGAGGGCAAGGTCGACATCGTCATCGGCACCCACAAGCTGCTGCAGGACGACGTCCAGTTCAAGGATCTCGGATTGGTGATCATCGACGAGGAGCATCGCTTCGGCGTGCGCCAGAAGGAACAGCTCAAGGCGCTGCGCAGCGAGGTGGACATCCTCACCCTGACCGCCACGCCGATCCCGCGCACCCTGAACATGGCGGTGTCGGGCATGCGCGACCTGTCGATCATCGCCACCCCGCCGGCGCGTCGGCTGTCGGTGCGCACCTTCGTCATGGAGCAGAACAAGCCGACCATCAAGGAGGCGCTGCTGCGCGAGCTGCTGCGCGGCGGCCAGGTCTACTACCTGCACAACGAGGTGAAGACCATCGACAAGTGCGCCGCCGACCTGGCCGAACTGGTGCCGGAGGCGCGCATCGGCGTCGGCCACGGGCAGATGCGCGAGCGCGAGCTCGAGCAGGTGATGAGCGACTTCTACCACAAGCGCTTCAACGTGCTGGTGGCCTCGACCATCATCGAGACCGGCATCGACGTACCGAGCGCCAACACCATCATCATCGAGCGCGCCGACAAGTTCGGGCTGGCCCAGCTGCACCAGCTGCGCGGCCGGGTCGGACGCAGCCACCACCAGGCCTACGCCTACCTGCTCACCCCGTCGCGCAAGCAGATGACCGAGGACGCGCAGAAGCGCCTGGAGGCCATCGCCAACGCTCAGGATCTGGGCGCCGGCTTCGTGCTGGCCACCCACGACCTGGAGATCCGCGGTGCCGGCGAGCTGCTCGGCGAGGGCCAGAGCGGGCAGATCCAGGCAGTCGGCTTCACCCTGTACATGGAGATGCTCGAACGTGCGGTCAAGGCGATCCGCAAGGGCGAGCAGCCCAATCTCGAACAGCCGCTGGGCGGCGGCCCGGAGGTCAACCTGCGCCTGCCGGCGCTGATCCCTGAGGACTACCTGCCCGACGTCAACGCCCGCCTGATCCTCTACAAGCGCATCGCCTCGGCCAGCGACGAGAACGCGCTCAACGAACTGCAGGTGGAGATGATCGACCGCTTCGGCCTGCTGCCGGAGCCGGCGAAGAACCTGATGCGCCTGACCCTGCTCAAGCTGCAGGCCGAGCGACTCGGTATCAGGAAGGTCGAGGCCGGCCCGCAGGGCGGACGTATCGAGTTCGCCGCGCACACCCCGGTCGAGCCGCTGACCCTGATCAAGCTGATCCAGAGCCAGCCGAACCGCTACAAGTTCGAAGGCGCCACCCTGTTCAAGTTCCAGGTGCCGATGGAGCGCCCGGAACAACGCTTCAACACCCTGGAGGCGCTGTTCGAGCGCCTGACCCCACACGCCGCCTGA
- a CDS encoding TetR/AcrR family transcriptional regulator yields the protein MAQSETVERILDAAEQLFAERGFTETSLRSITGKAGVNLAAVNYHFGSKKALIHEVFARFLTPFCQALDAELTRRQQVGEDDPGLEELLELLVVQARSVESRLDNDLAVFMRLLGLALIQEQGHVRQYLDDKYGKVFRRYMQLLNAVAPPIPPEELFWRVHFMLGAAAFTMAGIKPLGRIADSKFAVQTSSEQVLHLLVPFMAAGLRADAALPGAPRMATRTEVDGRSPSRLE from the coding sequence ATGGCCCAGTCGGAAACGGTCGAACGGATTCTCGATGCAGCCGAGCAGCTGTTCGCCGAGCGAGGTTTCACCGAGACGTCCCTGCGCTCGATCACCGGCAAGGCTGGCGTCAACCTGGCCGCGGTCAACTACCACTTCGGCTCCAAGAAGGCGCTCATCCACGAGGTCTTCGCGCGGTTTCTCACGCCCTTCTGTCAGGCTCTGGACGCCGAGTTGACCCGTCGCCAGCAGGTGGGGGAGGACGATCCCGGTCTTGAGGAGTTGCTCGAGTTGCTGGTCGTACAGGCGCGCAGCGTCGAGTCACGCCTGGACAATGACCTCGCGGTATTCATGCGCCTGCTGGGGCTCGCGCTGATCCAGGAGCAAGGCCACGTGCGTCAGTATCTGGATGACAAGTACGGCAAGGTGTTTCGTCGCTACATGCAGCTGTTGAACGCGGTGGCTCCACCCATCCCGCCGGAGGAGCTGTTCTGGCGCGTGCACTTCATGCTCGGTGCCGCGGCCTTTACCATGGCGGGCATCAAGCCGCTGGGGCGGATCGCCGACAGCAAATTCGCGGTGCAGACCTCCAGCGAGCAGGTGCTGCATCTGCTGGTCCCCTTCATGGCGGCCGGTCTGCGTGCCGACGCGGCATTGCCCGGGGCACCGCGCATGGCTACCCGCACGGAGGTCGACGGGCGCAGCCCGAGCCGTCTGGAATGA
- a CDS encoding L,D-transpeptidase — MSDTAPMLDLLHISIADQCLYGFAAGVLRLRLPVSTARNGPGERQGSGCTPRGRHQVRARIGAGLPEGAVLVGRRWTGEIWSPALAAQFPQRDWILSRILWLSGCEPGRNRLGAVDTFRRYIYLHGTPDSEPMGEALSHGCIRLRNADLIELFERVPAHCSVIIDEAPQPQWQAAALA, encoded by the coding sequence ATGTCTGACACCGCCCCCATGCTCGATCTGCTGCACATCTCCATCGCCGACCAGTGCCTGTACGGCTTCGCCGCCGGGGTGTTGCGTCTGCGTCTGCCCGTCTCCACCGCGCGCAACGGCCCCGGCGAGCGTCAGGGGTCGGGCTGCACGCCGCGGGGGCGCCACCAGGTGCGTGCCAGGATCGGCGCCGGCCTGCCCGAGGGCGCGGTGCTGGTCGGCCGGCGCTGGACCGGCGAGATCTGGTCGCCCGCGCTGGCGGCGCAGTTCCCGCAGCGCGACTGGATCCTCAGCCGCATTCTCTGGCTGAGCGGCTGCGAGCCGGGGCGCAACCGCCTCGGCGCGGTCGACACCTTCCGCCGCTACATCTATCTGCACGGTACCCCGGACAGCGAGCCGATGGGCGAGGCGCTGTCGCATGGCTGCATCCGCCTGCGCAATGCCGATCTGATCGAGCTGTTCGAGCGGGTGCCGGCGCACTGTTCCGTGATCATCGACGAGGCGCCGCAGCCGCAGTGGCAGGCTGCCGCGCTCGCCTGA
- a CDS encoding CsiV family protein, whose amino-acid sequence MPRLLRPLLLALLLLAPAAFAEALYQVELIVFRQAQQPLNASQPAPEDWAANATAIPAQNERTPALTDTVAKLESSQGYQVLLHKAWQQGVTSSPQPVRFSTGKERDGHFPVEGTLDLTQGSQLELKLQTWANQFNADGFLAASERLQAKRRLLPGQLTYLDHPTLGALIRVTPL is encoded by the coding sequence ATGCCCCGACTGCTCCGCCCCCTGCTGCTCGCGCTGCTGCTGCTCGCTCCCGCAGCCTTCGCCGAAGCACTCTACCAGGTCGAACTGATCGTCTTCCGCCAGGCGCAACAGCCGCTCAACGCCAGCCAGCCGGCACCGGAGGACTGGGCCGCCAACGCCACCGCCATTCCCGCGCAGAACGAACGCACCCCGGCGCTGACCGACACCGTCGCCAAGCTGGAGAGCAGCCAGGGCTACCAGGTGCTGCTGCACAAGGCCTGGCAGCAGGGCGTGACCAGCAGCCCGCAGCCGGTCCGTTTCAGCACCGGCAAGGAGCGCGACGGCCACTTCCCGGTGGAGGGCACCCTCGACCTGACCCAGGGCAGCCAGCTCGAGCTGAAACTGCAGACCTGGGCCAACCAGTTCAACGCCGACGGCTTTCTCGCTGCCAGCGAGCGCCTGCAGGCCAAACGCCGCCTGCTGCCCGGCCAGCTGACCTATCTCGACCACCCGACCCTGGGCGCGCTGATCCGCGTCACGCCACTCTGA
- a CDS encoding S-methyl-5'-thioinosine phosphorylase, translating to MSVVAIIGGTGLTQLEGLTIREAVTLETPWGKPSADVLRGEFGGREVLFLARHGHPHRIPPHQVNYRANLWALKEAGAQAILAVNAVGGIHAAMGTGHFCVPHQLIDYTWGRGSTFFEGELDHVTHIDFSHPYDEDLRQLLTTALRAEGCDFSGRGVYACTQGPRLETVAEIARLERDGGDIVGMTGMPEAVLARELELPYACLALVVNPAAGKSTGIITMAEIEQALAEGMDKVKAVLRRVLAQA from the coding sequence ATGAGCGTTGTAGCCATCATCGGCGGTACCGGACTGACCCAGCTTGAAGGGCTGACCATTCGCGAGGCCGTCACCCTGGAAACGCCGTGGGGCAAGCCCTCGGCCGACGTGCTGCGCGGCGAGTTCGGCGGCCGCGAGGTGCTGTTCCTCGCCCGTCACGGCCACCCGCACCGCATCCCGCCGCACCAGGTCAACTACCGCGCCAACCTGTGGGCGCTGAAGGAAGCCGGCGCGCAGGCGATCCTCGCGGTCAATGCGGTGGGCGGCATCCACGCGGCCATGGGCACCGGGCACTTCTGCGTGCCGCACCAACTGATCGACTACACCTGGGGGCGTGGTTCGACCTTCTTCGAGGGCGAGCTCGATCACGTCACCCACATCGACTTCAGCCATCCCTACGATGAAGACCTGCGCCAGCTGCTGACCACCGCGTTGCGCGCCGAGGGTTGTGATTTCAGTGGTCGCGGCGTGTACGCCTGCACCCAGGGGCCGCGTCTGGAGACGGTGGCGGAGATCGCCCGCCTGGAGCGCGACGGCGGCGACATCGTCGGCATGACCGGCATGCCCGAGGCGGTGCTGGCTCGCGAGCTGGAACTGCCTTACGCCTGTCTGGCGCTGGTGGTCAATCCGGCGGCCGGCAAGTCCACCGGGATCATCACCATGGCCGAGATCGAGCAGGCGCTGGCCGAGGGCATGGACAAGGTCAAGGCGGTGCTGCGCCGGGTCTTGGCCCAGGCATGA
- the lexA gene encoding transcriptional repressor LexA, which produces MQKLTPRQGEILAFIKNWLELHGYPPTRAEIAQELGFRSPNAAEEHLRALARKGAIEMIPGASRGIRIPDTEPSLGENELPIIGRVAAGAPILAQQHIEDSCRINPEFFHPRADFLLRVRGMSMKDVGILDGDLLAVHACREASNGQIVVARIGEEVTVKRFQRRGKQVQLLAENPEFAPIVIDLEHPDQEFVIEGLSVGVIRR; this is translated from the coding sequence ATGCAGAAACTCACTCCCCGCCAAGGCGAGATCCTGGCCTTCATCAAGAACTGGCTGGAGCTGCACGGCTACCCGCCCACCCGCGCCGAGATCGCCCAGGAACTGGGGTTCCGCTCGCCCAACGCGGCCGAGGAGCATCTGCGCGCCCTGGCGCGCAAGGGTGCCATCGAGATGATCCCCGGCGCCTCGCGCGGCATCCGCATCCCCGACACCGAACCGAGCCTGGGAGAGAACGAGCTGCCGATCATCGGCCGGGTGGCCGCCGGCGCGCCCATCCTCGCCCAGCAACATATCGAGGACAGCTGCCGGATCAACCCGGAATTCTTCCACCCGCGCGCCGACTTCCTGCTGCGCGTGCGCGGCATGAGCATGAAGGATGTGGGGATTCTCGATGGCGACCTGCTCGCCGTGCATGCCTGCCGCGAGGCCAGCAACGGACAGATCGTGGTAGCCCGCATCGGTGAAGAAGTGACGGTGAAACGCTTCCAGCGCCGCGGCAAGCAGGTGCAGCTGCTGGCGGAGAACCCTGAGTTCGCGCCGATCGTGATCGACCTGGAGCACCCGGATCAGGAATTCGTCATCGAGGGATTGAGCGTCGGCGTGATCCGCCGTTGA